A region from the Populus trichocarpa isolate Nisqually-1 chromosome 18, P.trichocarpa_v4.1, whole genome shotgun sequence genome encodes:
- the LOC7458409 gene encoding two-component response regulator ORR24 isoform X3: MTVEQGIGDSNIDQFPIGMRVLAVDDDPTCLLLLETLLRRCQYNVTTTSQAITALRMLRENKNKFDLVISDVHMPDMDGFKLLELVGLEMDLPVIMLSANGDPKLVMKGITHGACYYLLKPVRIEELKTIWQHVIRRKKSDNKDRNSSDNRDKPNQGSSEAVPDQKLNKKRKDQNGDEDEDHDEDEDEHENEDPTTQKKPRVVWSVELHRKFVAAVNQLGVDKAVPKKILDLMNVEKLTRENVASHLQKYRHYLKRISTVANQQANMVAALGSSDASYLQMNSMSVLGLHSLAGSVQFHSTPFRSLQSSGMLDRLNSPAVLGIHGLPSPGVIQLGHVQTAPHTANGLSHFQPVGHRGNNGNILQGMPMPLELDQIQSNKGVNYIPELPTHLDDTASFPVSSGSTDMKIIAGSSNSPFVGVSNKHLMLEGHGQGLQDGQKSGKQSSLSAGSLNPGYSSHFPDHGRCNDNWSNAVPSNGAQSDSFTLNDYFKQSTLHPSAIRDRMSTMALQSRNNPCDVSSVSTLPMHLQDSKADLPCRVGVATVSSNAGQLINNGSLGWDDRRQDDPYHSNGLSNSINSAFPINGNGSPNGFNLDPNNLFFQRTTSFISTGPSNFVDTSLMKHNEVECSAMETLVRSKDGYLLGQEKPQDSSVSNNFGSLEDLEQDR; encoded by the exons atgaCTGTAGAACAGGGGATTGGAGATAGCAATATAGATCAGTTTCCTATTGGTATGAGAGTTTTGGCTGTTGATGATGACCCAACTTGTCTTTTACTGTTAGAGACTCTACTCCGAAGATGCCAGTACAATg TTACTACGACGAGTCAGGCAATCACGGCATTGAGGATgttgagagaaaacaagaacaagTTTGACCTGGTTATCAGTGATGTCCATATGCCAGACATGGATGGTTTTAAATTGCTGGAGCTCGTGGGGCTTGAGATGGACCTACCTGTCATCA TGTTGTCAGCAAACGGTGATCCAAAGCTTGTGATGAAGGGGATCACTCATGGAGCTTGTTATTATTTGCTCAAGCCTGTTCGAATTGAGGAGCTAAAGACCATCTGGCAACATGTGATTAGGAGAAAGAAAAGTGATAACAAAGACAGAAACAGCTCGGATAACCGAGACAAGCCTAATCAAGGAAGTAGTGAAGCAGTACCTGACCAGaagcttaataaaaaaagaaaagaccagAATGGAGACGAGGATGAGGATCATGATGAGGACGAGGACGAGCATGAAAATGAGGATCCAACAACCCAAAAGAAGCCCCGGGTTGTATGGTCAGTGGAGCTGCATCGCAAGTTTGTTGCAGCCGTTAATCAATTGGGCGTTGACA AGGCTGTTCCAAAGAAGATTCTTGATTTGATGAATGTTGAAAAGCTTACTAGAGAAAATGTGGCAAGCCATCTCCAG AAATATAGGCATTACCTTAAAAGGATCAGCACCGTGGCAAACCAGCAAGCTAATATGGTGGCAGCTCTGGGCAGTTCAGATGCATCATACCTGCAAATGAATTCTATGAGTGTACTGGGATTGCACAGCTTGGCTGGATCTGTGCAGTTTCACAGCACACCCTTCAGATCTCTCCAATCTAGTGGAATGCTTGATAGGTTGAATTCTCCTGCTGTTCTGGGCATTCACGGTCTTCCTTCTCCTGGAGTGATTCAATTAGGTCATGTACAGACTGCACCCCACACGGCTAATGGTCTAAGTCACTTCCAACCAGTTGGACACCGAGGAAATAATGGGAACATACTGCAAGGGATGCCAATGCCATTAGAACTTGATCAAATACAATCCAACAAAGGTGTGAACTACATTCCGGAACTTCCTACTCATCTTGATGACACAGCCAGTTTCCCTGTTTCCAGTGGTTCCACAGATATGAAAATAATTGCTGGAAGCTCAAACAGCCCTTTTGTTGGTGTTTCAAACAAACACCTGATGTTGGAAGGACATGGTCAAGGGCTCCAAGATGGCCAAAAATCTGGAAAGCAATCTTCTCTTTCAGCAGGGTCTTTAAATCCAGGATATTCTTCCCATTTTCCAGATCATGGTAGATGTAATGACAACTGGTCCAACGCTGTTCCGTCAAATGGGGCCCAGTCAGATTCTTTTACGTTGAATGACTATTTTAAGCAATCTACTCTGCATCCTAGTGCCATCAGAGACCGCATGTCAACAATGGCCTTGCAAAGCAGGAATAATCCTTGTGATGTTTCTTCTGTCTCAACTCTTCCCATGCATTTACAGGACTCCAAAGCAGATCTACCATGCCGAGTGGGAGTGGCTACAGTGAGTAGTAATGCTGGACAGCTAATTAATAATGGCTCTCTAGGGTGGGATGACCGTAGGCAGGATGATCCTTACCACTCAAATGGCCTATCTAACTCAATAAACTCAGCATTTCCTATTAATGGTAATGGGAGTCCCAATGGGTTCAATTTAGATCCAAATAACCTGTTTTTTCAGAGAACCACAAGCTTCATTTCAACTGGACCGTCAAATTTTGTTGATACCTCATTGATGAAGCATAATGAGGTTGAATGTTCAGCCATGGAAACATTAGTGAGGTCAAAAGATGGGTATTTGCTAGGCCAAGAGAAGCCACAGGACAGTTCTGTTTCGAATAATTTTGGCTCCTTGGAAGATTTG GAACAAGACAGGTGA
- the LOC7458409 gene encoding two-component response regulator ARR12 isoform X2 gives MTVEQGIGDSNIDQFPIGMRVLAVDDDPTCLLLLETLLRRCQYNVTTTSQAITALRMLRENKNKFDLVISDVHMPDMDGFKLLELVGLEMDLPVIMLSANGDPKLVMKGITHGACYYLLKPVRIEELKTIWQHVIRRKKSDNKDRNSSDNRDKPNQGSSEAVPDQKLNKKRKDQNGDEDEDHDEDEDEHENEDPTTQKKPRVVWSVELHRKFVAAVNQLGVDKAVPKKILDLMNVEKLTRENVASHLQKYRHYLKRISTVANQQANMVAALGSSDASYLQMNSMSVLGLHSLAGSVQFHSTPFRSLQSSGMLDRLNSPAVLGIHGLPSPGVIQLGHVQTAPHTANGLSHFQPVGHRGNNGNILQGMPMPLELDQIQSNKGVNYIPELPTHLDDTASFPVSSGSTDMKIIAGSSNSPFVGVSNKHLMLEGHGQGLQDGQKSGKQSSLSAGSLNPGYSSHFPDHGRCNDNWSNAVPSNGAQSDSFTLNDYFKQSTLHPSAIRDRMSTMALQSRNNPCDVSSVSTLPMHLQDSKADLPCRVGVATVSSNAGQLINNGSLGWDDRRQDDPYHSNGLSNSINSAFPINGNGSPNGFNLDPNNLFFQRTTSFISTGPSNFVDTSLMKHNEVECSAMETLVRSKDGYLLGQEKPQDSSVSNNFGSLEDLVSVMINQEQDR, from the exons atgaCTGTAGAACAGGGGATTGGAGATAGCAATATAGATCAGTTTCCTATTGGTATGAGAGTTTTGGCTGTTGATGATGACCCAACTTGTCTTTTACTGTTAGAGACTCTACTCCGAAGATGCCAGTACAATg TTACTACGACGAGTCAGGCAATCACGGCATTGAGGATgttgagagaaaacaagaacaagTTTGACCTGGTTATCAGTGATGTCCATATGCCAGACATGGATGGTTTTAAATTGCTGGAGCTCGTGGGGCTTGAGATGGACCTACCTGTCATCA TGTTGTCAGCAAACGGTGATCCAAAGCTTGTGATGAAGGGGATCACTCATGGAGCTTGTTATTATTTGCTCAAGCCTGTTCGAATTGAGGAGCTAAAGACCATCTGGCAACATGTGATTAGGAGAAAGAAAAGTGATAACAAAGACAGAAACAGCTCGGATAACCGAGACAAGCCTAATCAAGGAAGTAGTGAAGCAGTACCTGACCAGaagcttaataaaaaaagaaaagaccagAATGGAGACGAGGATGAGGATCATGATGAGGACGAGGACGAGCATGAAAATGAGGATCCAACAACCCAAAAGAAGCCCCGGGTTGTATGGTCAGTGGAGCTGCATCGCAAGTTTGTTGCAGCCGTTAATCAATTGGGCGTTGACA AGGCTGTTCCAAAGAAGATTCTTGATTTGATGAATGTTGAAAAGCTTACTAGAGAAAATGTGGCAAGCCATCTCCAG AAATATAGGCATTACCTTAAAAGGATCAGCACCGTGGCAAACCAGCAAGCTAATATGGTGGCAGCTCTGGGCAGTTCAGATGCATCATACCTGCAAATGAATTCTATGAGTGTACTGGGATTGCACAGCTTGGCTGGATCTGTGCAGTTTCACAGCACACCCTTCAGATCTCTCCAATCTAGTGGAATGCTTGATAGGTTGAATTCTCCTGCTGTTCTGGGCATTCACGGTCTTCCTTCTCCTGGAGTGATTCAATTAGGTCATGTACAGACTGCACCCCACACGGCTAATGGTCTAAGTCACTTCCAACCAGTTGGACACCGAGGAAATAATGGGAACATACTGCAAGGGATGCCAATGCCATTAGAACTTGATCAAATACAATCCAACAAAGGTGTGAACTACATTCCGGAACTTCCTACTCATCTTGATGACACAGCCAGTTTCCCTGTTTCCAGTGGTTCCACAGATATGAAAATAATTGCTGGAAGCTCAAACAGCCCTTTTGTTGGTGTTTCAAACAAACACCTGATGTTGGAAGGACATGGTCAAGGGCTCCAAGATGGCCAAAAATCTGGAAAGCAATCTTCTCTTTCAGCAGGGTCTTTAAATCCAGGATATTCTTCCCATTTTCCAGATCATGGTAGATGTAATGACAACTGGTCCAACGCTGTTCCGTCAAATGGGGCCCAGTCAGATTCTTTTACGTTGAATGACTATTTTAAGCAATCTACTCTGCATCCTAGTGCCATCAGAGACCGCATGTCAACAATGGCCTTGCAAAGCAGGAATAATCCTTGTGATGTTTCTTCTGTCTCAACTCTTCCCATGCATTTACAGGACTCCAAAGCAGATCTACCATGCCGAGTGGGAGTGGCTACAGTGAGTAGTAATGCTGGACAGCTAATTAATAATGGCTCTCTAGGGTGGGATGACCGTAGGCAGGATGATCCTTACCACTCAAATGGCCTATCTAACTCAATAAACTCAGCATTTCCTATTAATGGTAATGGGAGTCCCAATGGGTTCAATTTAGATCCAAATAACCTGTTTTTTCAGAGAACCACAAGCTTCATTTCAACTGGACCGTCAAATTTTGTTGATACCTCATTGATGAAGCATAATGAGGTTGAATGTTCAGCCATGGAAACATTAGTGAGGTCAAAAGATGGGTATTTGCTAGGCCAAGAGAAGCCACAGGACAGTTCTGTTTCGAATAATTTTGGCTCCTTGGAAGATTTGGTGAGCGTAATGATCAATCAG GAACAAGACAGGTGA
- the LOC7458409 gene encoding two-component response regulator ORR24 isoform X1, whose protein sequence is MTVEQGIGDSNIDQFPIGMRVLAVDDDPTCLLLLETLLRRCQYNVTTTSQAITALRMLRENKNKFDLVISDVHMPDMDGFKLLELVGLEMDLPVIMLSANGDPKLVMKGITHGACYYLLKPVRIEELKTIWQHVIRRKKSDNKDRNSSDNRDKPNQGSSEAVPDQKLNKKRKDQNGDEDEDHDEDEDEHENEDPTTQKKPRVVWSVELHRKFVAAVNQLGVDKAVPKKILDLMNVEKLTRENVASHLQKYRHYLKRISTVANQQANMVAALGSSDASYLQMNSMSVLGLHSLAGSVQFHSTPFRSLQSSGMLDRLNSPAVLGIHGLPSPGVIQLGHVQTAPHTANGLSHFQPVGHRGNNGNILQGMPMPLELDQIQSNKGVNYIPELPTHLDDTASFPVSSGSTDMKIIAGSSNSPFVGVSNKHLMLEGHGQGLQDGQKSGKQSSLSAGSLNPGYSSHFPDHGRCNDNWSNAVPSNGAQSDSFTLNDYFKQSTLHPSAIRDRMSTMALQSRNNPCDVSSVSTLPMHLQDSKADLPCRVGVATVSSNAGQLINNGSLGWDDRRQDDPYHSNGLSNSINSAFPINGNGSPNGFNLDPNNLFFQRTTSFISTGPSNFVDTSLMKHNEVECSAMETLVRSKDGYLLGQEKPQDSSVSNNFGSLEDLVSVMINQPTILG, encoded by the exons atgaCTGTAGAACAGGGGATTGGAGATAGCAATATAGATCAGTTTCCTATTGGTATGAGAGTTTTGGCTGTTGATGATGACCCAACTTGTCTTTTACTGTTAGAGACTCTACTCCGAAGATGCCAGTACAATg TTACTACGACGAGTCAGGCAATCACGGCATTGAGGATgttgagagaaaacaagaacaagTTTGACCTGGTTATCAGTGATGTCCATATGCCAGACATGGATGGTTTTAAATTGCTGGAGCTCGTGGGGCTTGAGATGGACCTACCTGTCATCA TGTTGTCAGCAAACGGTGATCCAAAGCTTGTGATGAAGGGGATCACTCATGGAGCTTGTTATTATTTGCTCAAGCCTGTTCGAATTGAGGAGCTAAAGACCATCTGGCAACATGTGATTAGGAGAAAGAAAAGTGATAACAAAGACAGAAACAGCTCGGATAACCGAGACAAGCCTAATCAAGGAAGTAGTGAAGCAGTACCTGACCAGaagcttaataaaaaaagaaaagaccagAATGGAGACGAGGATGAGGATCATGATGAGGACGAGGACGAGCATGAAAATGAGGATCCAACAACCCAAAAGAAGCCCCGGGTTGTATGGTCAGTGGAGCTGCATCGCAAGTTTGTTGCAGCCGTTAATCAATTGGGCGTTGACA AGGCTGTTCCAAAGAAGATTCTTGATTTGATGAATGTTGAAAAGCTTACTAGAGAAAATGTGGCAAGCCATCTCCAG AAATATAGGCATTACCTTAAAAGGATCAGCACCGTGGCAAACCAGCAAGCTAATATGGTGGCAGCTCTGGGCAGTTCAGATGCATCATACCTGCAAATGAATTCTATGAGTGTACTGGGATTGCACAGCTTGGCTGGATCTGTGCAGTTTCACAGCACACCCTTCAGATCTCTCCAATCTAGTGGAATGCTTGATAGGTTGAATTCTCCTGCTGTTCTGGGCATTCACGGTCTTCCTTCTCCTGGAGTGATTCAATTAGGTCATGTACAGACTGCACCCCACACGGCTAATGGTCTAAGTCACTTCCAACCAGTTGGACACCGAGGAAATAATGGGAACATACTGCAAGGGATGCCAATGCCATTAGAACTTGATCAAATACAATCCAACAAAGGTGTGAACTACATTCCGGAACTTCCTACTCATCTTGATGACACAGCCAGTTTCCCTGTTTCCAGTGGTTCCACAGATATGAAAATAATTGCTGGAAGCTCAAACAGCCCTTTTGTTGGTGTTTCAAACAAACACCTGATGTTGGAAGGACATGGTCAAGGGCTCCAAGATGGCCAAAAATCTGGAAAGCAATCTTCTCTTTCAGCAGGGTCTTTAAATCCAGGATATTCTTCCCATTTTCCAGATCATGGTAGATGTAATGACAACTGGTCCAACGCTGTTCCGTCAAATGGGGCCCAGTCAGATTCTTTTACGTTGAATGACTATTTTAAGCAATCTACTCTGCATCCTAGTGCCATCAGAGACCGCATGTCAACAATGGCCTTGCAAAGCAGGAATAATCCTTGTGATGTTTCTTCTGTCTCAACTCTTCCCATGCATTTACAGGACTCCAAAGCAGATCTACCATGCCGAGTGGGAGTGGCTACAGTGAGTAGTAATGCTGGACAGCTAATTAATAATGGCTCTCTAGGGTGGGATGACCGTAGGCAGGATGATCCTTACCACTCAAATGGCCTATCTAACTCAATAAACTCAGCATTTCCTATTAATGGTAATGGGAGTCCCAATGGGTTCAATTTAGATCCAAATAACCTGTTTTTTCAGAGAACCACAAGCTTCATTTCAACTGGACCGTCAAATTTTGTTGATACCTCATTGATGAAGCATAATGAGGTTGAATGTTCAGCCATGGAAACATTAGTGAGGTCAAAAGATGGGTATTTGCTAGGCCAAGAGAAGCCACAGGACAGTTCTGTTTCGAATAATTTTGGCTCCTTGGAAGATTTGGTGAGCGTAATGATCAATCAG CCAACCATTCTTGGTTAG
- the LOC7458409 gene encoding two-component response regulator ORR24 isoform X4 encodes MKGITHGACYYLLKPVRIEELKTIWQHVIRRKKSDNKDRNSSDNRDKPNQGSSEAVPDQKLNKKRKDQNGDEDEDHDEDEDEHENEDPTTQKKPRVVWSVELHRKFVAAVNQLGVDKAVPKKILDLMNVEKLTRENVASHLQKYRHYLKRISTVANQQANMVAALGSSDASYLQMNSMSVLGLHSLAGSVQFHSTPFRSLQSSGMLDRLNSPAVLGIHGLPSPGVIQLGHVQTAPHTANGLSHFQPVGHRGNNGNILQGMPMPLELDQIQSNKGVNYIPELPTHLDDTASFPVSSGSTDMKIIAGSSNSPFVGVSNKHLMLEGHGQGLQDGQKSGKQSSLSAGSLNPGYSSHFPDHGRCNDNWSNAVPSNGAQSDSFTLNDYFKQSTLHPSAIRDRMSTMALQSRNNPCDVSSVSTLPMHLQDSKADLPCRVGVATVSSNAGQLINNGSLGWDDRRQDDPYHSNGLSNSINSAFPINGNGSPNGFNLDPNNLFFQRTTSFISTGPSNFVDTSLMKHNEVECSAMETLVRSKDGYLLGQEKPQDSSVSNNFGSLEDLVSVMINQPTILG; translated from the exons ATGAAGGGGATCACTCATGGAGCTTGTTATTATTTGCTCAAGCCTGTTCGAATTGAGGAGCTAAAGACCATCTGGCAACATGTGATTAGGAGAAAGAAAAGTGATAACAAAGACAGAAACAGCTCGGATAACCGAGACAAGCCTAATCAAGGAAGTAGTGAAGCAGTACCTGACCAGaagcttaataaaaaaagaaaagaccagAATGGAGACGAGGATGAGGATCATGATGAGGACGAGGACGAGCATGAAAATGAGGATCCAACAACCCAAAAGAAGCCCCGGGTTGTATGGTCAGTGGAGCTGCATCGCAAGTTTGTTGCAGCCGTTAATCAATTGGGCGTTGACA AGGCTGTTCCAAAGAAGATTCTTGATTTGATGAATGTTGAAAAGCTTACTAGAGAAAATGTGGCAAGCCATCTCCAG AAATATAGGCATTACCTTAAAAGGATCAGCACCGTGGCAAACCAGCAAGCTAATATGGTGGCAGCTCTGGGCAGTTCAGATGCATCATACCTGCAAATGAATTCTATGAGTGTACTGGGATTGCACAGCTTGGCTGGATCTGTGCAGTTTCACAGCACACCCTTCAGATCTCTCCAATCTAGTGGAATGCTTGATAGGTTGAATTCTCCTGCTGTTCTGGGCATTCACGGTCTTCCTTCTCCTGGAGTGATTCAATTAGGTCATGTACAGACTGCACCCCACACGGCTAATGGTCTAAGTCACTTCCAACCAGTTGGACACCGAGGAAATAATGGGAACATACTGCAAGGGATGCCAATGCCATTAGAACTTGATCAAATACAATCCAACAAAGGTGTGAACTACATTCCGGAACTTCCTACTCATCTTGATGACACAGCCAGTTTCCCTGTTTCCAGTGGTTCCACAGATATGAAAATAATTGCTGGAAGCTCAAACAGCCCTTTTGTTGGTGTTTCAAACAAACACCTGATGTTGGAAGGACATGGTCAAGGGCTCCAAGATGGCCAAAAATCTGGAAAGCAATCTTCTCTTTCAGCAGGGTCTTTAAATCCAGGATATTCTTCCCATTTTCCAGATCATGGTAGATGTAATGACAACTGGTCCAACGCTGTTCCGTCAAATGGGGCCCAGTCAGATTCTTTTACGTTGAATGACTATTTTAAGCAATCTACTCTGCATCCTAGTGCCATCAGAGACCGCATGTCAACAATGGCCTTGCAAAGCAGGAATAATCCTTGTGATGTTTCTTCTGTCTCAACTCTTCCCATGCATTTACAGGACTCCAAAGCAGATCTACCATGCCGAGTGGGAGTGGCTACAGTGAGTAGTAATGCTGGACAGCTAATTAATAATGGCTCTCTAGGGTGGGATGACCGTAGGCAGGATGATCCTTACCACTCAAATGGCCTATCTAACTCAATAAACTCAGCATTTCCTATTAATGGTAATGGGAGTCCCAATGGGTTCAATTTAGATCCAAATAACCTGTTTTTTCAGAGAACCACAAGCTTCATTTCAACTGGACCGTCAAATTTTGTTGATACCTCATTGATGAAGCATAATGAGGTTGAATGTTCAGCCATGGAAACATTAGTGAGGTCAAAAGATGGGTATTTGCTAGGCCAAGAGAAGCCACAGGACAGTTCTGTTTCGAATAATTTTGGCTCCTTGGAAGATTTGGTGAGCGTAATGATCAATCAG CCAACCATTCTTGGTTAG